From a region of the Thermoanaerobaculia bacterium genome:
- a CDS encoding TIGR03960 family B12-binding radical SAM protein: MVSTEEPIMAFVSVRPRIDPLLPFVERPGRYIGLERNVVRKDLAAAKVSLALAFPDTYEIGMSHTGLKILYEIVNRREGWACERVYAPWTDFEAKMRENGIPLFTVESFSPAVDFDALGFSLQAEINYSNVLNMLDLAGIPLLQKDRRAGDPIVIGGGPCTANPEPLAIFFDVFLIGDAEEALPLFLERLEAAKTAGESRDSFLESVARVPGFYVPSLYDVACREDGTIAAISPNRPGVPDRARRVWIERLSPDHYPEKPVVPSVDIVQDRLGLEIMRGCTQGCRFCQAGYWYRPVRELDPADAAAMTKRFIGETGWSEVGLLSLSTADYSQIEPLVSCLAPQLAEQRVSISLPSLRAEAFSVGLADAVSEVRKSGFTFAPETGSDRLRRVINKTFTNADMVKAADAAFSRGWDLIKVYTMIGLPTETEADLDELVTLVRDILAAGRRYGRKSVNVSVGSFVPKSWTPFQWAAFDGVDTLSAKIRYLQQKFRGVRGANMKSHSPAEAEIECVLSRGDRRMGEVLLEAWKRGVKFDGWSEHFRPDLWHDAFRACGIAPERYLREYAVDEILPWDVIDAAVTKKFLKIEKIKALREHETEDCKWGHCYACGVPGNGEDTVLARPMGTLPVAGRAPLPSDLPAAPPAASEPAAYTDAAKGAAYRRKAMPDVAAPARRRPGFDSDARPRLRYRLTFEKLGDARYLSHRNTMDAFERAIRAAGMPAAYSEGFNPRMRLSMGPALALGLESREEVLDLETRGGLPEDAASRITDRLPPGVRVTAVRALAAGEAPLSKAIRGAAYSVVLGPSLRARARSVADNGARELAPALRSIAVDREGSRLRFEVNLDASSGDTATPRKVVEQLFALSAEEITALSITREATMLAG; this comes from the coding sequence ATGGTTTCCACGGAGGAACCCATCATGGCCTTCGTCTCGGTGCGGCCCCGAATCGATCCCCTGCTCCCGTTCGTCGAGCGCCCGGGCCGTTACATCGGTCTCGAGCGGAACGTCGTGCGCAAGGATCTCGCCGCCGCGAAGGTTTCGCTCGCGCTCGCTTTCCCCGACACGTACGAAATCGGCATGTCCCACACGGGGCTGAAGATCCTCTACGAAATCGTCAATCGCCGGGAAGGGTGGGCGTGCGAACGCGTTTACGCGCCGTGGACCGACTTCGAAGCGAAGATGCGCGAGAACGGCATTCCGCTCTTCACGGTCGAGTCCTTCAGTCCGGCGGTCGACTTCGACGCCCTCGGATTCTCGCTGCAGGCGGAGATCAACTACTCGAACGTCCTCAACATGCTCGATCTCGCGGGGATCCCCCTCCTCCAGAAGGACCGGCGCGCCGGCGATCCGATCGTGATCGGCGGCGGACCGTGCACGGCGAACCCGGAGCCGCTCGCGATCTTCTTCGACGTCTTCCTGATCGGCGACGCCGAGGAGGCGCTGCCGCTCTTCCTCGAGCGGCTCGAGGCGGCGAAGACCGCGGGCGAGTCGCGCGACTCGTTCCTCGAAAGCGTGGCCCGCGTTCCGGGCTTCTACGTCCCGTCGCTCTACGACGTCGCCTGCCGGGAGGACGGGACGATCGCGGCGATCTCGCCGAACCGCCCCGGCGTGCCGGATCGCGCGCGCCGCGTGTGGATCGAGCGGCTCTCGCCGGACCATTATCCGGAGAAACCGGTCGTCCCCTCGGTCGACATCGTGCAGGACCGGCTCGGTCTCGAGATCATGCGCGGCTGCACGCAGGGCTGCCGGTTCTGCCAGGCGGGCTACTGGTACCGCCCCGTGCGCGAGCTGGATCCGGCGGACGCGGCGGCGATGACGAAGCGATTCATCGGAGAGACCGGATGGTCGGAAGTCGGGCTCCTGTCGCTTTCGACGGCGGATTATTCGCAGATCGAGCCGCTCGTCTCCTGCCTCGCGCCGCAGCTGGCGGAGCAGCGCGTCTCGATCTCCCTCCCTTCTCTCCGGGCGGAGGCGTTCTCGGTCGGACTGGCCGACGCCGTTTCCGAGGTCCGGAAATCGGGGTTCACGTTCGCGCCGGAAACCGGCTCCGACCGGCTTCGCCGGGTCATCAACAAGACGTTCACGAATGCGGACATGGTGAAGGCGGCCGACGCCGCGTTCTCGCGCGGCTGGGACCTGATCAAGGTCTACACGATGATCGGGCTCCCGACCGAGACCGAAGCGGATCTCGACGAGCTCGTGACCCTCGTGCGGGACATCCTCGCCGCGGGCCGGCGCTACGGCCGCAAGAGCGTCAACGTCTCGGTCGGCTCCTTCGTTCCGAAGTCCTGGACGCCGTTCCAGTGGGCGGCTTTCGACGGCGTCGACACGCTTTCCGCGAAGATCCGGTACCTCCAGCAGAAATTCCGGGGCGTCCGCGGCGCGAACATGAAGAGCCACTCTCCGGCGGAAGCGGAGATCGAATGCGTTCTCTCCCGCGGAGATCGCCGGATGGGAGAAGTGCTCCTCGAGGCCTGGAAGCGCGGCGTGAAGTTCGACGGCTGGAGCGAGCACTTCCGCCCCGACCTCTGGCACGACGCGTTCCGCGCCTGCGGAATCGCGCCGGAGCGGTATCTGCGCGAGTACGCGGTCGACGAGATCCTCCCGTGGGACGTGATCGACGCGGCGGTGACGAAGAAGTTCCTGAAGATCGAGAAGATCAAGGCGCTCCGCGAGCACGAGACCGAGGACTGCAAGTGGGGACATTGCTACGCGTGCGGGGTGCCCGGCAACGGCGAGGACACCGTGCTCGCGCGGCCGATGGGGACGCTCCCGGTCGCCGGCCGGGCGCCGCTGCCGAGCGATCTTCCCGCGGCTCCTCCGGCGGCCTCCGAACCCGCGGCGTACACGGACGCCGCCAAGGGCGCCGCTTACCGGCGCAAGGCGATGCCCGACGTCGCGGCGCCGGCGCGCCGCCGGCCCGGCTTCGACTCGGACGCCCGTCCGAGGCTCCGTTACCGGCTGACGTTCGAAAAGCTCGGCGACGCCCGGTACCTTTCGCACCGGAACACGATGGACGCCTTCGAGCGGGCGATCCGCGCGGCGGGAATGCCCGCCGCCTACTCGGAAGGTTTCAATCCGCGCATGCGGCTCTCGATGGGGCCCGCGCTCGCCCTCGGACTCGAGTCGCGCGAAGAGGTGCTCGACCTCGAAACGAGGGGCGGACTGCCGGAAGACGCCGCGTCGCGGATCACGGACCGGCTCCCGCCGGGCGTGCGGGTGACCGCGGTGCGTGCGCTCGCGGCGGGCGAGGCGCCGCTGTCCAAGGCGATCCGCGGCGCCGCCTACTCGGTGGTGCTCGGCCCTTCCCTCCGCGCGCGCGCCCGCTCCGTGGCGGACAACGGCGCCCGGGAGCTCGCGCCGGCCCTTCGCTCCATCGCCGTCGACCGCGAAGGCTCGCGCCTGCGGTTCGAGGTGAACCTCGATGCCTCGTCCGGAGACACGGCCACCCCCCGAAAGGTCGTCGAACAGCTGTTCGCCCTCTCCGCCGAGGAAATCACCGCGCTCTCGATCACGCGCG
- a CDS encoding S-layer homology domain-containing protein, producing the protein MLKPHARLLIALATLATASSAGAAIPATERQVLLDLFSSAHGSGWTQHAGWGGPAGTECAWYGVQCDAAGAHVTALNLDSNNLAGTLPAIAPLSALQYCILSNNRLTGSIPPVSSLTGLRILELYGNSLGGSIPSLAGLSSLTSLELNSNRLTGSIPSLASLTSLQVFDLDTNALTGPVPSLSAMTQLQYMALDTNRLSGPIPDLSALTQLSDCELYDNQFDGPVPSLANLSNLRILLLSNNRLTGPFPDVTGTALETLDLDYNYLSGPIPSTVGNATTLRNLLCAGNDLVGALPSALSGLTNLAPGGSDFRYNGLSTASSSLASFLDEKQEGGDWQSTQTIAPSAVSAGSRTNNAIRVAWTPIPYSSDPGSYDVYVAPSNVGPYAFAGSTSDKTLGFLTVSGLRPSTTYSFVVRTTTDRGPQNANAVTSVDSAIVSASTTSCGDCALAPSAIVLEGTPVTPARTSEPNGVLDPGETAAVVPSWTDVSSSTVGSVTGTLSGLSGPDNGTVVYSIPDSSATYGTLAAGATRSCATDGYQVRVDADLRPALHWDATANEKLSSGEVHTWTLHVGESFTDVPTSSTLYSYVETILHFAITKGTGPATYGPALDTMRDQMAAFIARAHAGGDPNVPDSGNVSGLGSYACVPGGHSLFADVAPTDLFCRHIHFIAARGLSFGCTDAARFTSNYCPGIAINRRSMAVMLARDLAGGDSLVPSSAPDPGNGRSYDCTDGQPNAFSDVPDSDAGCRFIYYLWSKGIVDGYGNGLYGPGDPVLRDQMAKYLTLTYGLRLYPID; encoded by the coding sequence TCTTCGGCCCATGGAAGCGGATGGACACAGCACGCCGGCTGGGGCGGTCCGGCGGGAACGGAATGCGCGTGGTACGGCGTCCAGTGCGACGCGGCGGGGGCGCATGTCACGGCGCTGAACCTCGACTCCAACAATCTCGCGGGAACGCTTCCCGCGATCGCCCCCCTCTCCGCTCTGCAGTACTGCATCCTTTCGAACAACCGCCTGACCGGATCGATCCCTCCCGTCTCGAGCCTCACCGGCCTCCGGATCCTCGAGCTGTACGGGAATTCTCTCGGCGGCTCGATTCCGAGCCTCGCCGGCCTCTCCTCTCTCACCTCGCTCGAGCTCAACAGCAACCGGCTGACCGGGTCCATCCCTTCGCTCGCGAGCCTGACGAGCCTGCAGGTCTTCGACCTCGATACGAACGCCCTGACCGGCCCGGTCCCCAGCCTCTCGGCGATGACGCAGCTCCAGTACATGGCGCTCGACACCAACCGGCTCTCGGGGCCGATTCCGGACCTTTCCGCGCTCACGCAGCTCTCCGATTGCGAGCTGTACGACAACCAGTTCGACGGACCGGTGCCGAGCCTCGCGAATCTGTCGAACCTCCGGATCCTCCTTCTCTCGAACAACCGTCTGACGGGACCGTTTCCCGACGTGACCGGCACCGCGCTCGAGACGCTCGACCTCGACTACAACTACCTGTCGGGGCCGATCCCGTCGACGGTCGGCAACGCGACGACGCTCCGGAACCTCCTCTGCGCCGGAAACGATCTCGTCGGCGCCCTGCCGTCCGCCCTCTCCGGGTTGACGAACCTCGCGCCCGGAGGAAGCGACTTCCGGTACAACGGGCTGTCCACGGCGAGCTCCTCGCTCGCGTCCTTTTTGGACGAAAAACAGGAAGGAGGCGACTGGCAGTCGACCCAGACGATCGCGCCGTCCGCCGTTTCGGCGGGGTCGCGGACGAACAACGCGATCCGGGTCGCCTGGACGCCGATCCCGTACTCGTCCGATCCCGGGAGTTACGACGTCTACGTCGCGCCCTCGAACGTCGGGCCGTACGCCTTCGCGGGCAGCACGTCGGACAAGACGCTGGGCTTCCTCACGGTCTCCGGGCTCCGCCCCTCCACGACCTACTCCTTCGTCGTCCGAACCACGACCGACCGCGGGCCCCAGAACGCGAACGCCGTCACGAGCGTGGACAGCGCGATCGTCTCGGCGTCGACGACGTCCTGCGGCGACTGCGCGCTCGCCCCGTCGGCGATCGTGCTCGAAGGGACGCCGGTGACCCCGGCGCGGACTTCGGAGCCGAACGGCGTTCTCGACCCGGGCGAAACGGCCGCCGTCGTTCCCTCGTGGACCGACGTCTCCTCGTCGACCGTCGGATCGGTCACCGGCACGCTGTCCGGGCTGTCCGGTCCGGACAACGGAACGGTCGTTTACTCGATACCGGACTCCTCTGCGACGTACGGAACGCTCGCGGCGGGGGCGACTCGATCCTGCGCGACCGACGGCTACCAGGTGCGCGTCGACGCCGACCTGCGCCCCGCGCTCCACTGGGACGCGACCGCAAACGAGAAATTGAGCTCGGGAGAGGTCCACACGTGGACTCTCCACGTCGGCGAGAGCTTCACCGACGTACCGACTTCGTCGACGCTCTATTCGTACGTCGAGACGATCCTCCACTTCGCGATCACGAAGGGAACGGGCCCGGCGACCTACGGACCCGCCCTCGACACGATGCGCGACCAGATGGCGGCGTTCATCGCGCGCGCGCACGCCGGCGGCGACCCGAACGTCCCCGACTCCGGGAACGTGAGCGGGCTCGGATCCTACGCGTGCGTTCCGGGAGGCCACTCCCTCTTCGCCGACGTGGCGCCGACGGACCTGTTCTGCCGGCACATCCATTTCATCGCGGCACGGGGGCTCTCGTTCGGCTGCACCGACGCGGCCCGGTTCACGTCGAACTATTGCCCCGGCATCGCGATCAACCGCCGCAGCATGGCCGTCATGCTCGCGCGCGACCTCGCCGGAGGCGATTCCCTCGTCCCCTCGAGCGCGCCGGATCCGGGGAACGGCCGGTCCTACGACTGCACAGACGGGCAACCCAACGCGTTCTCGGACGTCCCCGATTCGGACGCGGGATGCCGCTTCATCTACTATCTCTGGTCGAAGGGGATCGTCGACGGATACGGAAACGGCCTCTACGGTCCCGGCGACCCCGTCCTCCGCGACCAGATGGCCAAGTACCTGACGCTGACGTACGGGCTCCGGCTCTACCCGATCGACTGA